AATCCAGCCACCGATGCGTCATGGGAAACCACGCCTTATAGGTGGCCTCCTTGGCGCAAAACAGCAGGCGGTCTGGGCAGTGCACCCCAGCCTTTTCTAGGCGGGGCAGCTGCGGCATTTCCCCGGCCCGAGCGATCATGGTCAAGACGTGATCGGGCAGGCGCTGCGCCGGCTCCGCATCAAGGCCAATGGAGCGAAAATCCGTGGTGGAGGCCACCACCGCTGCGCGCAGGCCCTCCGTATGCGTCATGGATCCAATGAATCCTTCGGGCCACAGCGGCATGCCCCGCTCCCCGCGCAGGATCGGGTTCGAGCCTGTAAAGCCCAGCTCGCGCAGGGCCTGGTGCGCACACCAGCGGGCATCGCCAAATTCGGATTTCCGGATATCAACCGCGTGCGAGACTATGGACTGTTCTTTAGGGTCAAGATGCTCATAGTTGAGCAGATCGGACTCGCGGGCATCCGTACGCACATAGCAATAACGGGTAGTTTCTGGGAATAGGTCGGGATAAAGCATTAATTCACCTCCCCAAAGGTTGAGGTAACTGGGTATGGCCAGGCAATACGGTGCGGCTGGTTACGCCATTCGCGCGGGTAACCTAGGGAGACTTCGATATGGTCTACCCCATCCACATTCATCTTGGAGGGCATGTGCAGGTGGCCGTAAATGACTGCCTCTGCCTTGTACCGTCGCGGCCACGAACGCGTATGGCGCGAGCCGCTCCACAGGGCGATTTCCGGGAAGCGCAGCACCATCGTGGGCTCTTGCACCAGCGGCCAGTGGTTTATCAAGATGGTTGGGCCCTGCACTCGGGATAAACGCTTAATGGAATACGCCAAGCGGTCCCAACACCACGCGCGCACGTCTACAAAAGGGGCGATAGCTACCTCATCGGTCATGACAAGCTTTTTGGCGCGCGCCTGCTGCACCGCTTCTTCCACCGAGGTCCCCGGTGGGCGGAAGCTGTAGTCATACAGGGTAAAAAGTGGCACGATCGTTATTCCGTTAAAGACCGGGTAAGGGTCCTCCGGGGTGATAACGCCGATCTCCCGGCAGGCGGCAACCAGGTGATCGTATTTTTCGCGCCCCTTGTACTGGTCTTGGGAACGGGAAAATAACTCGTGATTGCCCGGCGCCCAAATAACGGTGTCATAGCGTGCGGCCAAGTCCCGCAAGATGCGCACGATAAGCTCGCTGCGCTCTGCGACATCGCCTGCCACAATGAGCCAATCGGCGGGATCTGGTGGGGCTAGCTCTGCAATGCGCGCAAAGTTATCACTGATTGCGCCGTGAAGGTCTGCTACTGCCCATAACGTTGGCATTACCGCTCCCACCCGCCTTCCTCATTCATCTTCTAAAGTGCTGTTATTACTCGCTACAGCCACTGTAGCGCAGGTACTACTCTGCTATTACAGCCCATTTCATGGAATAGAAGCGGTAGACCACGCCAATCAGGCGGAAGGAAATGAACGCGGCCAAGCCGCACCACACACCGGTAAGGCCCGTGCCCATGGCATGCGCGAGGAGCACCCCAGGCAAAAATCCCAAAAGCACCGAGGCGATAGTCAGGCTGCGCAGGAATGCCGCGTCCCCTGCTCCCAGCAAAACACCGTCGAGGGCAAAGACCACGCCGCCGGCGATGACCATGCCAACGAGGATCCACCACGGTTGGCTCATGGCATCAATGACCTCCTGCGAGGAGGTAAACACGCGCGGGATGACCCCGGCCCCGGCGGCGAAAACCAAGGCGAGGAAGGCGGAAAAGATGGTGGAATACATCACTACCTTGCTTCCCACGCTGCGCGCGTGGCGCGCCGAACCAGCGCCCAAAGCTGCGCCGGTCAAGGCCTGGGCGGCAATAGCCAGGGAGTCCAAAATCAGCGACATGAAATTCCACAGCTGCATCATGATTTGGTGGCCACCCAAGGCCGCAGTGCCCACGCGGGACACCACGGCCGTGGCGGTAAGAAAGGCCACCTGGAAGCTGGCGGAGCGCAAGATCAGATCGCGGCCCAAGATGAGCTGTTCGCGCACGATGTGCCAACGAAATGCCCACGAGCCTTCGTGCTGTTTATACAGCTCGCGCACGAAGAGGCTCGCGATAATGCTCATTCCCATTACGGTGGCGATGGCAGAACCGGCAAGGCCCCACCAGTACACGAATGCAGGCACGGCAATGGCACCGGGAATCATTCCGGCGAGGGTGAAATAGAGCGGCTTCTTGGTATTTTGTACGCCGCGCATCCAGCCATTTCCGGCCATTTCCACCAGTGTTACGGGAATGGCCAGCGCGGCGATCCGCAGCCACAGCGCGGTGCCGGCCGCCGTAGTGGCATCTCCGGTAAGCCACTGGGCAAATACGCCGCCGAAGATCCACATAATAATGGCCAAAAGCCCGCCGACGCCTAAAGCCACATAGGTAGCTTGCACGCCTTCCGCTACGGCTTCGGCTCGCTTTCCAGCGCCAAACAGGCGGGACGAGCGGGCCGTAGTGCCGTAGGACAAGAAGGTCAGCTGCGTGGTCACCACGGTATGGATCGTGGTTGCCGCGGCGAGCGAAGCCAGTTCCTGGGCACCCAAGCGCCCCACCACTGCGGTATCGAGCAGGAGGTAGAGCGGCATCGCGGCCAGGACGCCAAGCGCAGGAAACGCGAGGCCAAAGACCTCGCGTGCGCTTACTGTCGTGGGGGTTGACTGCCTAGTGCTCATCGATGGCACTCACCAGCTCCGCAACGATGGCTTCTTCGCTTCCCTGTGTCATGTACCCGGCAGCCGGAACGTGCCCGCCGCCGCCAAAAGTAGCCGCTAGGGCTGCGCAGTTGATCGCCGTCGAACGCAGCGATACCGCCCAAATCCCGGGCGACTGCTCCTTAAAGACCACGCCCAACTGCGTGCCCTCAAGGGCGCGCACGAAATCCACCAGGGATTCCACTGCGGAGTCCGAATGACCTTCGATATCGGCTAGGCCCGCGATCAGGATACCTATGCCCAGCTCACCGGCATGTTCAATGCGCAGTCCCGCGAGCACGCGGCCGACCATCTGCAGATCATCAGGGGTCGTGGCATCGAGTAAATCCGTGGCGATCTGCTTGGTGTCCAGGCCATAGTGCATCAAACGGGTGGCCACATCGTGCATGGCGGGCCTGCCCCACCGGAAACTACCCGTATCGGTCAAAAGGCCGGCGTACAGGCAATGCGCGATGGTGTTTTCTATCTGCACCGACAGCATGTCCAGGATGGTCAAGATGGCCACCGTGGTGGACTCGCACTCTGAATCAACCAAGTTCACGGAGCCAAATCCAGGATTGGATGAGTGGTGATCGATGCACAACACGCGCCCTGCCGCCGCCAGCTCGGCGATGTCTGCGGAAAATAGGCCGGTGCGGTCGATCGACCCGCAATCCACGGTGACATAAACGTCATAGCCCTGCGGTAGCTCTCGGGTGACCTTGACCTGATCCGCTCCTGGAATGGAGTAAAGGTTAGGCGCAAAGTCCTTATCCTGGCCGATGACCGCGCAGGCATCCTTCCCGCTTTGCTGCATGGCTAAGAGCAGTGCCGTGGCCGAACCAATGGCATCGGCATCCGGGCGCAAGTGGGTGATAATACAGATGCTTTGCGCGCCGGAGATGGCATCGACTGCGTCCTGATATTCCTTGCGGGTCACTTAAGCCTCGTCTTCATCGGAGGTCTTATATGGGTTGGCCTCACCCGCGGGCTGGGCATTTTCCTTCAGCTTCGCTAGCTCTTCATCGCGGGCCCGAGCGCGCGCCAAAAGCTCTTCCATGTGCGCGGAGGCCTCTGGGACGGTATCGAGCTCAAACGTCAGGGTTGGGGTAAAGCGCACGGAGAGCTGATCGCCAACGATCTTGCGCAACTGCCCCTTCGCGCGCTTGAGTGCTTCCTCAGCCTGGTCATAATCGGGTTCTGCCTCGATATCGTGGCCGCGCACCGTGTAAAAGACGGTAGCGTCGTGCAAATCACCGGTGACGCGGGCATCGGTCACGGTGACCATCTCCAGGCGGCGATCCTTAATCTGCAGCTCAATCGCGCTAGCCACGATTTCCTGAATTCGTTTTGCTAGCCGCGCCGCACGTGCGTGATCGACCATGAGAACCTCCAAGCTAAAGGGGAAAAATTTATTCCTAAATTACCGTGTCGCGGTATCAGAAACTACCAGTTTAGTAACTCACCGCACCCAATGGAAACCGCTTGAAAATCCCGCATGCGAAAACGCGAAACGGCCCGTTCTACCTGCCGCACCTAATGGCCAAACTCCGTGGAGAAAGGCCCTCAAGGTGGGCACGCACAGCGGGCCGAAACTAGCAGCGACTAGTCGCGCGGTACCTCGACTTCTTCATAAGCCTGGATGATATCGCCTACCTGGATATCCGGGTAGGACAGCACCATACCGCACTCATAGCCGGCCTTGATCTCGGTCGCGTCGTCCTTCTCGTGACGCAGGGACTCAATCTTGGCATCGGTAGTAATGACGTTGTTATCGCGGAGCAAGCGAACCTTGCCGTTGCGGACAACCTTGCCATCGGTGACCATACAGCCTGCGATGGTACCCACCGAGGAGGACTTGAACAGGGCGCGGATTTCGGCCGCACCGGTGTCGCGTTCCTCGTAAATCGGCTTGAGCATGCCCTTGAGAGCGGCCTCGACTTCCTCGATGGCCTTGTAGATAACCGTGTAGTAGCGGATATCCACGCCCTCTTGGGTGGCGATTTCCGTGGCCTTGCCCTCCGCGCGAACGTTGAAGGCAATGATGACGGCAT
The window above is part of the Corynebacterium accolens genome. Proteins encoded here:
- a CDS encoding DHH family phosphoesterase, which gives rise to MTRKEYQDAVDAISGAQSICIITHLRPDADAIGSATALLLAMQQSGKDACAVIGQDKDFAPNLYSIPGADQVKVTRELPQGYDVYVTVDCGSIDRTGLFSADIAELAAAGRVLCIDHHSSNPGFGSVNLVDSECESTTVAILTILDMLSVQIENTIAHCLYAGLLTDTGSFRWGRPAMHDVATRLMHYGLDTKQIATDLLDATTPDDLQMVGRVLAGLRIEHAGELGIGILIAGLADIEGHSDSAVESLVDFVRALEGTQLGVVFKEQSPGIWAVSLRSTAINCAALAATFGGGGHVPAAGYMTQGSEEAIVAELVSAIDEH
- a CDS encoding metallophosphoesterase family protein, which gives rise to MPTLWAVADLHGAISDNFARIAELAPPDPADWLIVAGDVAERSELIVRILRDLAARYDTVIWAPGNHELFSRSQDQYKGREKYDHLVAACREIGVITPEDPYPVFNGITIVPLFTLYDYSFRPPGTSVEEAVQQARAKKLVMTDEVAIAPFVDVRAWCWDRLAYSIKRLSRVQGPTILINHWPLVQEPTMVLRFPEIALWSGSRHTRSWPRRYKAEAVIYGHLHMPSKMNVDGVDHIEVSLGYPREWRNQPHRIAWPYPVTSTFGEVN
- a CDS encoding MATE family efflux transporter, which translates into the protein MSTRQSTPTTVSAREVFGLAFPALGVLAAMPLYLLLDTAVVGRLGAQELASLAAATTIHTVVTTQLTFLSYGTTARSSRLFGAGKRAEAVAEGVQATYVALGVGGLLAIIMWIFGGVFAQWLTGDATTAAGTALWLRIAALAIPVTLVEMAGNGWMRGVQNTKKPLYFTLAGMIPGAIAVPAFVYWWGLAGSAIATVMGMSIIASLFVRELYKQHEGSWAFRWHIVREQLILGRDLILRSASFQVAFLTATAVVSRVGTAALGGHQIMMQLWNFMSLILDSLAIAAQALTGAALGAGSARHARSVGSKVVMYSTIFSAFLALVFAAGAGVIPRVFTSSQEVIDAMSQPWWILVGMVIAGGVVFALDGVLLGAGDAAFLRSLTIASVLLGFLPGVLLAHAMGTGLTGVWCGLAAFISFRLIGVVYRFYSMKWAVIAE
- the rbfA gene encoding 30S ribosome-binding factor RbfA is translated as MVDHARAARLAKRIQEIVASAIELQIKDRRLEMVTVTDARVTGDLHDATVFYTVRGHDIEAEPDYDQAEEALKRAKGQLRKIVGDQLSVRFTPTLTFELDTVPEASAHMEELLARARARDEELAKLKENAQPAGEANPYKTSDEDEA
- a CDS encoding 4'-phosphopantetheinyl transferase family protein, giving the protein MLYPDLFPETTRYCYVRTDARESDLLNYEHLDPKEQSIVSHAVDIRKSEFGDARWCAHQALRELGFTGSNPILRGERGMPLWPEGFIGSMTHTEGLRAAVVASTTDFRSIGLDAEPAQRLPDHVLTMIARAGEMPQLPRLEKAGVHCPDRLLFCAKEATYKAWFPMTHRWLDFDQAEIDIREDGTFISYILARPTPVPFITGKWILEGGYVVVSTLVPALDFSA